The following is a genomic window from Halorhodospira halophila.
GCGTGCTCCAGAGCAGTCAGCGGCCGCCGGGCGAGCCACGGCAGCAGTTCCGCGGCCTGCTCTGCGGTGGCGCTCGCGACGGCATCGAAGGCGGCCGCCTCGCGGCGTCGCCCCAGAATTTTGAGGGCGTCCTCCGCGCAGGGCACCACCGCTGCGGTGGGCAGCTCCTGCCGGCCGTGTACGCGGTTGCGCTGCGCCTGCCAGCGCAGGTCGTAGCCAAAGCCCCGGCCCTCGCGGCTGCCGCGGCGCAGGCCGTCGGCCCAGTCGGCCACGGCGCCGAGGTCCTCGTTGATCTCATGGGTCCGCGGGCGCGTAAGGCTGACCTCCACCGGGAAGGGCTCTGGGGCCTCGGCCGTGGGCACGCGGGCGGCGAGCAGCGTGCCGCGGGACCAGAGCCGCTCCAGCCGCTCACGGACGGCCTCCGGCGTACTCCAGCGCCTCAAGCGGTGCCCTCATCCGCCGCCCGCGCCGCCGGGGTCTCGCTCCGGTCCCCGTGTGCACCGTCCACCTCCCGGCCGGCCCCGGGGTCGGCCTGCTCCGCCCGGTACTCGTCGATGGGGATGTGGCGCAGCTTGGAGTGCGCCCCGTCCGGGGCGCTGACCAGGCCGACGCTGGCGACGTAGGGCTCGATGATGTGGATCTTCTGCAGCGGCGTGACCACCAGAAGCTGCAGCCCCAGGCGCTGGAACAGCTCCAGGCCGAAGCGGGCGGACTCGTCCGAGCCCCGGCCGAAGGCCTCGTCGATGAGCACGAACCGGAACGAGCGCGAGCGCTGCCGCTCCCAGTCGAGCCCGAACTGGCAGGCCAGGCTGGCGGCGAGCACGGTGTAGGCCAGCTTCTCCTTCTGCCCGCCGGACTTGCCCCCGGAGTCGGTGTAGTGCTCGTAGGGGGCGTCGTCCTCGCGCCAGCGCTCCTCCGCCGAGAAGGTGAACCAGTTGCGCACATCGGTGACCTTGCGCCGCCAGCGCCGGTCCGCCTCGGCGGTGCCCTCGCGGCCGCGCAGGCGCTCGATGATGGCACGGATGCGGGCGAAGCGCGCCTCCGACTCCGCCTCGGAGGCCTCGCCGTCGTCGTCCACCCAGCCCTCGACGCAGGAGCGCAGGTCGTTCTGGAAGTCGCGGATCTCGGCATCCTGAGTCGGATCGGCAAGGAGCTCGATGTAGCGCCCCGGGTTGAAGTCGATGCCGTGCAGCGAGCGGTTGATGGTGCTGATGCGCTCGCGGATGGACTGGCGCTGCCGGTGCAGGTGCGCCTGGAAGTTGGCGATCTCGCGCAGGGTGTTCTCGTTGAGTAGTTCCCGGAAGCGGCGCTCGAAGCGGGGGAGGTCGTCGCTCTTGAGGCCGTCGAGCAGCGCCGCGTACTCGCCGTAGGCCTCGACCCGGGCGTCCATCTCCTGCGCTTCCAGCGGCCACTGGTGGCGGAAGTCGGCCATCGCGCTGACCACCTTGTCCGCCAGGCGCCGCAGGTTGCGCTCCACGTTGTCGATGTGCCGGCTCACCCAGCCGCGCACGGCGCTCTGGGCGTTGGCCAAGCTCTCCACGGTCAGCGACTGCTCCGCCAGCGCCTCCTCGCGGATGCCGTCGAGCAGCGGGAAGGCCTCGCTGCGCTGCGTCTCGGTGGCCGCCTGGTGGCGCTCGCGGGCGCTGGCCAGTGCCTCGGCGGTGCGCTCGCTGCGATCGGCCAGCCGGCTGCGCTCGTCGCGCTCCTTGAGCAGCAGCTGCTCGAGCTCTTGGATGCGGGCTTCGACGCCGTCGCGCTGCTCCTGGAGCGTGCGCAGCCGATCAGAGCTGGCCTGGATGCGCTCGCGCTCCGCCTCCAGGCGCTGGATCTCGGCCTCCACGCTGTGCCAGTCCAGCTCCTGGAAGTCGGCGTAGACCTCGATCTTGTCCAGCGCCCGGATCTGCTCCTGCCAGCTGCGCAGCTCCTGCTCCAGGCGGCTCATCCGGTCCGCCAGCTCTTGCATGCGCGTCTGGTAATCCGCCGCCTGCCGCTCCAGGGCCGCGATCTTGGCCTCGTTGGACCAGCCGAGGATGAAACGCGAGCGGTCGTTGATGCCGTGGCGGTCGTCCTTCTCGTGGCGGTAGCCGCCGCTCTTGATCTGACCGGCGCGCGTCACCGCCCGCTGCTCGCGGCGCAAGGTGTCCAGATCGTCGCAGCAGGCATAGTCGAAGCGCTCGGCGAGTTCGGCCTCCAGCCAGGTGTAGAAGCCCGAGTCCGGCCGGATGGCCAGTGCCCGCACCAGGGAGTGCGGGTGGAGCTCCGGCGACCGCTGCTGGCGCTCCCGCACCCGGTAGTAGACCAGCCGGCCGCGCAGGTGGGTGCGGTCCACCCACTCGGCAACGCGCGGGTAGTCCCGGTCCGGCACCAGCAGCGAGAGACCGAAGTTGTGCAGTAGCCGCTCGGCGGCGCCCTCCCAGTCGCGCGCCTCCTCGTGGACCTGGATAAGTTCGCCGGCGAAGGGCAGCTCGTCCGGGTCCAGGCCGGTCTCCTTGCACAGGTGCTGGCGCAGTTCCAGCATCCGGGCGGGGATGTTGGAGCGCCGGGCGCGCAGGGACTCCAGCTCCTGCTCGAGCTCCTGGTGGCGGCTGCGCAGCTCGCGGAAGCTGACCTCCAGCTCGGTGCGCTCGTTCTGGCGCTCGCTCAGCCGCGCCTCGGCGTCCTCGCGTAGCCCGGCAAGGCGCTGTTGGTTGGCAAGGAAGGTATCGGTCTCGTCGGCTCGGGAGAGGCCGAGGTGCTCGGCGAGGGCGTTGTAGGCGTCGGCATTGCGCCGGCGCCGCTCCGCCTCGCGCTGGTGCTCGCCGATCTGCTGCGCCAGGGTCTCTAGGCGGTCGCCGCCCTGCTCGGCGATGGCCCGCTGGAGCTCCTCGCGCTGGCTGCGCTGGCCGGTGAGGTCTTCGTCGAGGCGGCGGATGCGCTCGTCGTAGCGCCGGATGCGGTCATCCAGCCTCTGCCGGCGCTCCTCGAGCAGCCGCGCCTCGATGCCGGCGAACCAAGGCTCCAGGGCCTCGCGCGCCGCGCGCCAGGAGGCGGCCTCCGCGCTGAGGCGATGGTGCTCGTGGGCATCGGCGATGAGTGGCTCCAAAGCCTCGATTTGGGCCCGGGCGCGGATCACCGCCTCGTGGGCGCGGCTGAGATCGTCGAAATGGTGGATGAGGGCGTCTATGCGCTCGTCCACCGGCTCCGGCTCGAGCATGTGGCTGCGCACGAAGTCGGTCAGGTTGCCCACCGACTTCATGGACACCGTCTGGCTGAACAGCTCCAGCGCCTGCTCGCCCTCGATGCCGAAGCGCCGGCGGAAGGCGGCCCCGTAGAGCGGGAAGGTGTCGTGTACCTCGATATCTGGCGCCTCGCGCAGGCGCTTGCGCAGGTTCTTGATGTCGTGGCCGAAGTCGGAGAAGTCCCGGGCGATGGTCAGGTCCCGGTCGGCGATCACGTGCATGCGCTCCGGTTGCCCCGAGCCCGAGAGCCAGAAGACCTGGGCCAGGGTCACGCCGTGCCCGTAGCCCTCATTGAAAAAGTAACCGAGGATGACCGAGAAGCTGTGCTCGTCGCGCAGGGACACCGGGCGGGCGCTGCCGCCGGTCTCCTCGCGCTCGGCCTTGTAGTGGCCGAGCACGTAGGAGCGCAGGGAGCGCTCACGGCCCTCGGCACCAGCGGCCTTGTTGTAGGTGATGCGGTGGGCGGGTACCAGCAGCGTCGTGAGCGCGTCCACCAGCGTCGACTTGCCGGAGCCGTTGTCGCCGGTGAGCAGGGCGCTCTCGCCGCCCGGGGCCATGGACCAGACGCGGCCGTCGAAGGTGCCCCAGTTGTAGAGCTCCGCGCGATGCAGCCGGAAGCCGGTGCGCTCGGAAACGGGGGCCAGGTCAAGCTCTTGCAGCTTCATGGGTGGCGTCACCTCGATGCGGGTCAGCGCTCAGGCTCGGGGCTGGTCTCGGCCGGCGCGCCGGGGCTGTCGCCGCGGTCCGGGTCGGAGGTGTTGCCGTCGCCGGCGCCGTCCGAGGCCAGCTCCGAGGGGTCGCGCCCCTCGGCGTGGGCCCGGTAGGCGCGCAGGCGCTCCTCGAACTCGCCGAGCCACTGGGCATCCACGAAGGCCTTGAGGATGCGCTGCACCTCGTAGCGCTCTTCGTCGCCGCGCAGCCGGCGCAGGAAGCCGAGCTCCACGACGCGCCGGATATGGCTGTCCATGCGGTCGAGCAGGCGCGCCTCGTTGGCCGTATCGCGCAGGAAGACGCGCATCAGGTCCACGATCTGCTCCCGCGTCAGGATCAGCCGTGTGTCCCCGCCGCCGGCATCGTGCTCAGCGAGTTTTTTGCGCAGCAGCGCGAGCAGGAGGCTGACCGGGTAGCTCAGCTGGCGACGCGGCACCAGCCGGGGCAGCTGGCTGTCGTCGTCCTCGTCGCGCGCGCGCTGGCGCAGGTAGGCGTAGCCCTCACCCTCGTCGAGCATCAGCTCCAGGCCGAGGACGCCGACGTAGTCCCGCACCCGGGCCTGAAGGTCAAGCAGGTGCTGCCACCGCTGCGGGGCGCTGTCGCGATGCAGCACCCCCCGCAAGAGGTGGACGAGCAGCTGGGAGAGGCGCTCGTCGCCGGGAGTCGTGCCCCAGGCGCCGACGGAACCGGACGCGGCAGGGGCGTGCCCCTCCAGCGGCTGGGCCGTGTGCGGGCGGGTGGCGGTGTCGGGGTCGTCGTGCTCGGTCATTGGGCTCCTGCGGTTGGGTCGCTGGGGCTGCTGCGGAGGAAGGTGACGGCGGGGACGTGGGCGCAGCGCTGTCGGCCTGTCTCCGGCTCCGTCCAGGTCACCGCCTCGGTGCGAGTCTCGTCCACCACCGCGCGCGCCTCGTCGGTGGCGATGGCGAGGTAGGTGACCAACTCCGCCAGGCCCTGCTCCAGCGGATGCTCGGCGAGGAGTTCGCCGAGCGCCACGCGCCGACGCTCCTGCAGGGCGCGGCGGATGCGCCGACGCAGCCGGTCGCGATCCACGTAAGTCTGCTCGAAGAGCTCGGAGGCGTCCACGTCGGAGCCGTCGGCGGCGACCACCTGGTCGGCGATCTGCGGCCGGAACGGCGGCGTGAACAGCGGCCGTTCCATGGGCAGCTCCACCCGCGGCGAGGCCTCGTCGAGCTCGATGAGCGCCTCCCGGGGCGGCTCGTCGCGCACCGCCACGGCGTGGTGCTCGATCTCCCGGATCAGGTCCATGATCCGGCGGTTCTCCAGCCAGGCCTGGTCGTCGAGGTAGCGCCGCAGCTGATGGGAGAGCTGGGCCACCGTGCGCTGGGTGGTCTCGCCGGCCTCGAGCCAGTCGTAGTGGATGCGGCCGATGCGCGGGTCCGGGTCCAGGGCCTGGACCGTCTCCAGGTGAAGGGCGCGCTCCAGAAGCTCGGTCAGTTCCTCCTGCCGCACTGGGGACATGAGGAAGTCCCAGAAGGCGCGGAAGCTGCGGCCCTGGTCGGAGTCGGCGATGGCGTCCTGCTCGCCGAAGATCTCCTCGAGCAGCTCGCCGCGGCTGCCCTCCCACATGGCGATGCGCTCGCGCACTTGCCGGTCCAGATCGCGGAAGTTCTGCTCCACCTGCCGGAAGTCGGCGAGCAGGCCGCGGGCGGTCTGCTCGGCCTGCAGGAAGCGCTCGCGCTGGCGGACCGGGTCCATGAGCGCCACCTCGCCGGCGCGCAGGCGCTCCATCTCGGCGTCGATCTCGGCGCGCTGGCGCTCAAGCTCCTGCAGCCGAGCCTGGGGGTCGGTCTCGGCGCCATGGATGAGTTCGCGCAGCAGGTCGAAGACACTGCGCAGACGCGACTCGGTGGCCACGAACTGCCGCCCCCGCTCGAGCTCGGCGACCCAGTGGATGGCCTTCTCGGTCGCCGGCAGCAGGTCGTAGCAGGGCTCGTCGCTGCCGGTGGGGTAGTAGCGGCGCAGCCAGCCGCGCTCGTCGCCCGCCCACTCGGCCAGGTACTCGCGGGCCGGGCGCGGGTACGGGTCCTCATCCGCGCGATCGCGTAGGGCGTAGAGGTAGTCGTCGAGCTGCGTCTCCAGCTCCGTCTCCGGGATGGCGCGGGCGTTGGGCGCGATGAAGGCCCGGTGTAGGAAGCCGATGACCAGCGGCGCGGTCTCGGCAGCGAGCAGCCGCCAGGCGGGGTGGTTGCGCCTGAGATAGAGGATGTCCGCGTGATCCAGATCGCCCATGCGCGCTCGGCTCCGGCACCGCAGCTATAATCGGCCAGTATCGCGCACCACCCGCGCACCGGGAAAGGAGAGGGTGCCCCCAGAGCCGCGGCGGCTTCGGGGCGGCTGCGCGCCTGTTCAGCGATTCGAGTCAGAAACTGAAGGCGCGCTTCTTCTGCCGGCGCATCAGCCCGCGCTGCACTTCGTCCTGCGCATCGCTCTCCTGATGACTACTTGCCATAGTCATTCGCGCGCGCTACCGTTGACGGGCTCCATGACCAGGAGGGGCCATGCGCTCCGAAGAAGTCTCAAAGTCGCAGTTCAAGGCGCGGGCGCTCGAATACTTCCGTCAGGTTGAATCCTCGGGTGAGGCGGTTATCGTGACGGACAAAGGGCGCCCCACGATCGAGGTACGCCGGTACAAGGGCGATCAGCGATCACCGCTTGAGCGCCTGCGTGGCAGCGTCATCGAGTTGGCGGATCCCTTCGAGCCTGTGGGGGAGGAAGACTGGGAAGCGCTCCCTTGATCGTCCTGGATACTCACGCGCTACTGTGGTGGGCAAATGGTGACGACCAGCTCTCACCCCATGCTCTTGCAGCCATTGAGCATGAGATGCAGGCGGATGATGGAGAGGTTCTGATCTCGGCTATCTCTGCCTGGGAGATTGCGCTGCTGGTTGAGAAGGGGCGTCTTACCCTATCGATGACGACCAGCGACTGGTTGGATACGGTTGAGGAAATCGAGGGCGTGCGTTTCATTGCCTTGGACGCTGCCACGGCGGTTGAGTCGACGCGCCTTCCGGGAGAATTCCACAAAGACCCTGCGGATCGGATGATCGTGGCGTTAGCTCGACGCTTCAATGCTGAGCTAATAACAGCGGATGAAAAGATCACAGCGTACCGGCACGTTAAGACGATTTGGTAATAGGCTATGCGGCTGACCAGTGCGGAGCGCAAAGTCATTCTGGATGTGGTGCGCGAGGTGTTCGGTCACGACGTCAAGGTTCGCCTGTTCGGGTCGCGTGTTGATGATAGCGCACGTGGTGGCGACATCGATTTGTTGATCGAGTGCGATGAGCAGGTCCCGAACCGCGCGTCAGCGGCGAGCCGGGTAGCGGCGCTGCTGCAAATGCGGCTCGGTGATCAGCGTATCGATGTCCTGATCCTGGACCCGTCGACCACACGACTACCGGTTCATGACGAGGCCCTTCGAGAAGGAGTGGAGATTTGAGCCGGCACGAAGCGAGCCCTCAGCTGATTTTTTTGCTTGAGACCGTTTATCGGGAGGGCGCACATCTTCACTACACGACGGGCCGATTGCTGCGAGAGCCGGTTGATGTTTCCTGGGTCGAGTCTCTTGAAGACGATCCGGAGCGGGCTGAGCGACTTGATGCCTTTCTGGCGCGTTATGGACGTATGCAGGATACGATCGGCGATCGGCTTATCCCGAGCCTGATGCGAGATATCTTGGAAACGCCTGGCTCTGCGCTGGACAATCTAAACCGGATGGAGAAACTGGGTGTCTTGGCTGCGGTTTCCGATTGGGTCGAGGCCAAGAATTTGCGGAATCGGCTTTTCCATGAGTATATGCGCGATGCCGAAGAATTCGCTTCGGCTGTGAATCGTGCTCGTGAATGCGTGTCACTGCTGATATCGATCTATAACAATATCCTCGATTATACTGCTGGACAGCTTGAGCCAC
Proteins encoded in this region:
- a CDS encoding type II toxin-antitoxin system VapC family toxin; the protein is MIVLDTHALLWWANGDDQLSPHALAAIEHEMQADDGEVLISAISAWEIALLVEKGRLTLSMTTSDWLDTVEEIEGVRFIALDAATAVESTRLPGEFHKDPADRMIVALARRFNAELITADEKITAYRHVKTIW
- a CDS encoding DUF3375 domain-containing protein — protein: MGDLDHADILYLRRNHPAWRLLAAETAPLVIGFLHRAFIAPNARAIPETELETQLDDYLYALRDRADEDPYPRPAREYLAEWAGDERGWLRRYYPTGSDEPCYDLLPATEKAIHWVAELERGRQFVATESRLRSVFDLLRELIHGAETDPQARLQELERQRAEIDAEMERLRAGEVALMDPVRQRERFLQAEQTARGLLADFRQVEQNFRDLDRQVRERIAMWEGSRGELLEEIFGEQDAIADSDQGRSFRAFWDFLMSPVRQEELTELLERALHLETVQALDPDPRIGRIHYDWLEAGETTQRTVAQLSHQLRRYLDDQAWLENRRIMDLIREIEHHAVAVRDEPPREALIELDEASPRVELPMERPLFTPPFRPQIADQVVAADGSDVDASELFEQTYVDRDRLRRRIRRALQERRRVALGELLAEHPLEQGLAELVTYLAIATDEARAVVDETRTEAVTWTEPETGRQRCAHVPAVTFLRSSPSDPTAGAQ
- a CDS encoding ATP-binding protein, which produces MKLQELDLAPVSERTGFRLHRAELYNWGTFDGRVWSMAPGGESALLTGDNGSGKSTLVDALTTLLVPAHRITYNKAAGAEGRERSLRSYVLGHYKAEREETGGSARPVSLRDEHSFSVILGYFFNEGYGHGVTLAQVFWLSGSGQPERMHVIADRDLTIARDFSDFGHDIKNLRKRLREAPDIEVHDTFPLYGAAFRRRFGIEGEQALELFSQTVSMKSVGNLTDFVRSHMLEPEPVDERIDALIHHFDDLSRAHEAVIRARAQIEALEPLIADAHEHHRLSAEAASWRAAREALEPWFAGIEARLLEERRQRLDDRIRRYDERIRRLDEDLTGQRSQREELQRAIAEQGGDRLETLAQQIGEHQREAERRRRNADAYNALAEHLGLSRADETDTFLANQQRLAGLREDAEARLSERQNERTELEVSFRELRSRHQELEQELESLRARRSNIPARMLELRQHLCKETGLDPDELPFAGELIQVHEEARDWEGAAERLLHNFGLSLLVPDRDYPRVAEWVDRTHLRGRLVYYRVRERQQRSPELHPHSLVRALAIRPDSGFYTWLEAELAERFDYACCDDLDTLRREQRAVTRAGQIKSGGYRHEKDDRHGINDRSRFILGWSNEAKIAALERQAADYQTRMQELADRMSRLEQELRSWQEQIRALDKIEVYADFQELDWHSVEAEIQRLEAERERIQASSDRLRTLQEQRDGVEARIQELEQLLLKERDERSRLADRSERTAEALASARERHQAATETQRSEAFPLLDGIREEALAEQSLTVESLANAQSAVRGWVSRHIDNVERNLRRLADKVVSAMADFRHQWPLEAQEMDARVEAYGEYAALLDGLKSDDLPRFERRFRELLNENTLREIANFQAHLHRQRQSIRERISTINRSLHGIDFNPGRYIELLADPTQDAEIRDFQNDLRSCVEGWVDDDGEASEAESEARFARIRAIIERLRGREGTAEADRRWRRKVTDVRNWFTFSAEERWREDDAPYEHYTDSGGKSGGQKEKLAYTVLAASLACQFGLDWERQRSRSFRFVLIDEAFGRGSDESARFGLELFQRLGLQLLVVTPLQKIHIIEPYVASVGLVSAPDGAHSKLRHIPIDEYRAEQADPGAGREVDGAHGDRSETPAARAADEGTA
- a CDS encoding DUF4194 domain-containing protein — encoded protein: MTEHDDPDTATRPHTAQPLEGHAPAASGSVGAWGTTPGDERLSQLLVHLLRGVLHRDSAPQRWQHLLDLQARVRDYVGVLGLELMLDEGEGYAYLRQRARDEDDDSQLPRLVPRRQLSYPVSLLLALLRKKLAEHDAGGGDTRLILTREQIVDLMRVFLRDTANEARLLDRMDSHIRRVVELGFLRRLRGDEERYEVQRILKAFVDAQWLGEFEERLRAYRAHAEGRDPSELASDGAGDGNTSDPDRGDSPGAPAETSPEPER
- a CDS encoding type II toxin-antitoxin system Phd/YefM family antitoxin is translated as MRSEEVSKSQFKARALEYFRQVESSGEAVIVTDKGRPTIEVRRYKGDQRSPLERLRGSVIELADPFEPVGEEDWEALP
- a CDS encoding nucleotidyltransferase domain-containing protein: MRLTSAERKVILDVVREVFGHDVKVRLFGSRVDDSARGGDIDLLIECDEQVPNRASAASRVAALLQMRLGDQRIDVLILDPSTTRLPVHDEALREGVEI